Part of the Solwaraspora sp. WMMA2065 genome is shown below.
CTGGGCGTGCCCGGGCAGGTCGATCTCCGGCATGATCCGCACGCCGCGCCGAGCCGCGTACGCCACCAGGTCACGCAGCTCCGCCTGCCGGTACCAGCCACCGTGCGGCACCCCGTCACTGCGGCCGTCCCGGAGGTGACCGGCCGGCGACGCCACGCGGAACCCGCCCACCTCGGTCAACCGGGGGTACCGCCGCACCTCGAACCGCCAACCCTGGTCATCGGTCAGATGCAGGTGCAGGGTGTTGAGCTTGTGCATGGCCAGCACGTCGACGTAGCGGTAGAGCAGCGGCAACGGGTGGCACCAGCGGGCCACGTCGAGCAGCGACCCCCGCCAGGGGTACGCCGGCACGTCGACGATCTCCACCATCGGCAGCCGCCACGGCACCCCGGTGACCGGGCCGGCCGCGTACACCTGCTCGGGCAGCAACTGCCGCAGCGTCTGCACCGCCCAGCGCAGCCCGGCCTCGGCGGCGGCCACCGCCCGGACCCCGGCCGGGTCGACCCGCAGCCGGTAGCCCTCGGCACCGAGCTCGGGATCATCGCGCACCAGCAGGCTGATCACGCCATCGCCGGGTGCCCCGACCGGCGGCAACGGCAGCCCGGTCGCCGGGGTGAGCAGCTCGCGCAGCAGGTCGGCGACACCGACCGGCGCGCACACGCTGGTCGCGGCATCGAGGGCGAAATGCCCGGCCTCACGGATCAGGTGGGTGGGACGTGGCAAAAGCATGTCCACAGCCAAGCACAGGAGTTCCGCCCGCGCGCCCGGCGCGGCATCATGGGCAGATGATGGACGAGGGGTGGGCTTGGTCGGACGCGTGGATCTTCGTCTCGGCGGTCATCGCGGGCAAGGTGGGTCGGCACCGCAGGTCGCCGCTGAGCCGTCGACCCGAAGGGGTACGTCTGGTCGACGTGCTCGCCACCGCCGAACACCTCAACCAGGCGATCCCCACCCGGGAAGAAATAGAGACCGGGGTACGCCGACTGCTCGGTGCCGACCTGATCTCGGTCAGCGACGGCTGGTTCCTGGTGACCGAGGCCGGGGAACAGCTGTGGCGGGACCGGCCACGCAGCGGTCTGACCACCACGGTGGACAGTGTGCACGGGGTGCTCGACCAGCGGTACGCCGCCACCGAGGCCGAGTGGCGGCTGGACGACCAGGACCACGCCGCCGCGATGCTCGAATACACCGGGCGTTTCCTGCCGCCGGTGCCCCGGCGTTCGGTGGAGAACTCCGCCGCCGCCCAGCAGGGCCGGGCCTGACCTCGGGCGGGTCGACGGGGTCGGCTACGGCGGTCAGCGCACCGGGTGGCCGGCGTCACGCAGCTCCTGTTTGACCGCGCCGATGGTCAGCTCGCCGAAGTGGAACACGCTCGCGGCGAGGACCGCGTCAGCCCCGGCGGCCACCGCCGGTGGGAAGTGCGCGGTGGCACCGGCACCGCCGCTGGCGATCACCGGTATGTCGACCACCGCCCGTACCGCAGCGATGAGCTCGACGTCGAAACCCGCCTTGGTGCCGTCGGCGTCCATCGAGTTGAGCAGGATCTCACCGGCACCCAGTTCGGCCCCGCGCCGCGCCCAGGCCACCGCGTCGATCGCGGTCCCCCGCCGACCGCCATGGGTGGTCACCTCGAACCCGCTCGGCGTGTCGCCGCTGGCGACCGTCTCCCGCCCGGCGCGGCGTACATCCAGGGACAGCACCAGCACCTGCCGGCCGAACCGGTCGGCGACCTCAGCGATCAGACCGGGACGGGCGATCGCCGCGGTGTTCACCCCGACCTTGTCCGCCCCGGCGCGCAGCAGCGTGTCCACGTTCTCCACCGAACGCACCCCGCCGCCGACGGTGAGCGGGATGAACACCGACTCGGCGGTCCGGCGGACCACGTCCAGCATGGTGCCGCGGGCGTCGGAAGAGGCGGTGACGTCGAGGAAGGTCAGCTCGTCCGCTCCGGCCGCGTCGTAGGCGGCGGCCAGCTCGACCGGATCCCCGGCGTCGCGCAGGTCGACGAAGTTGACCCCCTTGACCACCCGGCCCGCGTCCACGTCGAGGCAGGGGATCACCCGGACCGCGACGCTCACCCGGAAACCTCCGGGCGACCGGCGTCGCGCAGCGCGGCGAGCGCCTGCGCGACGCTGAACGCGCCCGCGTACAGCGCCTTGCCGGCGATCACACCCTCCACCCCGGCCGATTCCAGCGTGGCAAGCGCCCGCAGATCATCCAGGGTGGAGACGCCGCCGGAGGCGATCACCGGCGCGTCGGTCCGCGAGCACACCTCACGGAGCAGGTCCAGGTTCGGTCCCCGCATGGTGCCGTCCTTGGTGATGTCGGTGACCACGTACCGCGCGGCCCCGGCCTTGTCCAGCCGTTCGAGGATCTCGAACAGGTTGCCGCCGTCACGGGTCCAGCCTCGGGCGGCCAGCGTACGGCCACGCACGTCCAGGCCGATCGCCACCCGGTCGCCGAACTCGGCGACGATCCGGTCGCACCAGACCGGATCCTCCAACGCGGCGGTGCCGATGTTGACCCGGGCCGCGCCGGTGCCCAACGCGGCGGCGAGCGACTCGTCGTCGCGGATCCCGCCGGACAACTCCACCGCCACGTCGAGCTGCCGGACCACCTCGGCGAGCAGATGGGCGTTGCTGCCGCGGCCGAAGGCGGCGTCGAGGTCGACCAGGTGGATCCACTCCGCCCCGTCACGCTGCCAGGCGAGCGCCGCCTCCAGCGGATCACCGTAGGAGGTTTCGCTACCGGCCGCGCCCTGGACCAGGCGGACGGCCTGGCCGTCGGCGACGTCGACAGCGGGAAGCAGGGTCAGAGTCACGGATCGTCTCCTCGAAGATGGTGGGTGTCAGGTCCGTCGGCCGAGTGCGATGACCACGACGGCGGGTGCCACGAGCAGCAGTACGGCGATCAGCAGCAGGCGCAGCGCCATGTCGGGCACGGCCAGCCAGACGACCGCCAGCGCCGCCACGGTCAGCACTGCGATCCCGGCGCGTTCGGCGCGGCTGCGCCGGATGAACAACCGCCCGGTGCGCCCGCCCGGCCGGCGTGGGGTGAGCCGGCGCAGCGCGGACCGACGACGCTGCCGGCGGGCGCTGGTCCGGGCCCGGGCGGCCCGCTCGCGTTCCGCCTCGGCCAGCCGGGCGGCCCGGCGGCGGGCCCGTTCCTTGCTCACCGGTCCTCCCCTCCCGTCGTGGTCGGCGCAGTCAGCATGGCCAGCCAGTTGCCCAGCAGGGTGGCCCCGGTCTGGCCGGACTTCTCCGGATGGAACTGCGTCGCCGACAGCGCACCGCGTTCGGCGGCGGCCACGAAGCGGCCCCCGTGACCGGTGGTGGTGACCAGGGCGCCGGCGGCGGTCAGCTGATCGACGGCGAGCGCCGCGTAGGAGTGCACGAAGTAGAACCGGGCGTCGGCGGGCTGCCCGGCGAACAAGGTGCTGCCGGCCGGCGCGGCGACGGTGTTCCAGCCCATGTGCGGCACCCGCTCGGCGGGCAGCCGGCGAACCCCGCCGGGCAGCAGGCCGAGCCCTTTGGTGACCACCCCGTGCTCCTCGCCGTACTCGAAGAGGATCTGCATGCCGACGCAGATGCCGAGCACCGGGCGTCCCTCGGCGACCCGCCGGGCGATCACCGGCGCCGCGCCCAACTCGTCGATGCCGGACATGCAGGCCGCGTACGCGCCGACACCCGGCACCACCAGCCCGGCGGCGGCGTCGGCCGCGGCCAGGTCGGCGGTCACGGTCACCTGGGCACCGGCCCGGGCCAGCGCGCGTTCGGCGGAGCGCAGATTGCCGGAGCCGTAGTCGAGCACCACGACGGCCGGCGGTGGCGTGGCCATCAGTCACCTCCGGGTAGCAGCCAGAACACACCGGCGGCGACCGCCAGCAGGGCGAGCCCGGCGGCCAGGCCGACGGCACCGCGCCCGGCACCCTGACGATGCAGCGACCAGGCACCACCGACCAGCACCCCGGCCAGCGCGAACAGCGCTACCGGCAGGAAGCTGTCCACGTTACAGCGCGCCTTTGGTGCTGGGCACCGAGCCGGCCGACCGGGGGTCGATCGCCACCGCCTCGCGCAGCGCCCGGGAGACCGCCTTGAACTGGGCCTCGACCACGTGGTGCGCATCCGGGTGGCCGCCGTCGCGGGCGGCCCGCAGCACCGACACGTGCAGCGTGATCATGGCCGAATGGCCGAGTGACTCCCAGATGTGCCGGGTCATGCTGGTCGGGTAGACCGGCCCGATGTAGGGCGCCAGCGCCGGCTCGTCGTGCACCACGTACGGCCGGCCGGACAGGTCGACCGCCGCTCGTACCAGCACCTCGTCCATCGGAATGGTGGCCGAGCCGTACCGGCGGATGCCCGCCTTGTCGCCCAGCGCTTGGCGCAGCGCGGTGCCCAGCGCGATCGCCGTGTCCTCCATCGTGTGGTGCGCGTCGATCTCCAGGTCACCGACCGTCTGTACGGTCAGGTCGAAACCGCCGTGCCGGGCGATCTGGTGCAGCATGTGGTCGTAGAAGCCGACACCGGTGCCGATGTCGGCGGTGCCGGTGCCGTCGAGGTCCAGCTCCACCAGCACCTTGGTCTCGGCCGTGGTGCGTTCGACCCGCGCGGTGCGGTTCATCAGATTCCTTCCGTGGACGCTCCGGCCCGCAGGCCAGGGAGGAAATTTGCGGCTGTCTGCGACGTGGCGGCCCGTTCGGCCTTGGCGACCAGTTCGGTCATCGCGGCGAGGAACGCGTCGGTCTCCTGCGGCGTCCCAGCGGTCACCCGCAGCCAGCCGGCCAGCCCGACGTCGCGGACCAGCACCCCACGCTCCAGCAACGCCTGCCAGACGGCCCGCTGGTCGCCACCGGCGACGCCATCGACACCGCACAGCACGAAGTTGGCGTCGCTGTCCGCCACGGTGAGCCCGAGCCGACGCAGCTCGGCGACGATCCGGTCCCGCTGATGCATGATCACCCGTACCGTACCGAGCAGGGTGTCCCGGTGCGCCAGCGCCGCCCGGGCCGCCGCCTGGGTGAGTGCCGACAGATGGTAGGGCAGGCGGACCAGTTGGACCGCGTCGACCACCGCCGGATGCGCGGCCAGGTAGCCCAGCCGACCGCCGGCGAAACCGAACGCCTTGCTCATCGTCCGGGTCACCACCAGCCGTGGATGCGTCGACAGCAGCTGCACCGCGCTGGCCGTGCCGGGGCGGGCGAACTCGGCGTACGCCTCGTCGACGACGACCATGCCCGGCGCGGCGGCCAGCACCGCCCGCACCACCGCCGGGTCCAGGGCGGTCCCGGTCGGGTTGTTCGGGGAGCAGAGGAAGACCAGGTCCGGCTGGTGCTCGACCACCTGGCCGGCCGCGTCGTCGGCGGACAGGTCGAAGTCGGGTCCGCGCCGGCCGTCCACCCACCGGGTGCCGGTGCCCACCGCCAGCAGCGGATGCATCGAGTACGCCGGGGTGAAGCCGAGCGCCACCCGGTCGGGACCGGCGAACGCCTGCAGCAGCTGCTGCTGGATCTCATTGGAGCCGTTGGCCGCCCACACCCCGGCGGTGGTCAGCCCATGGCCGAGATAGCCGGCCAGGTCGGCCCGCAGCGCGACCGCATCCCGGTCCGGGTAGCGGTTGAGTTCCCGCAGTTCGGCGGTGACCGCCTCGGCGATCGCCTCGACCACGACGTCCGGCAGCGGGTAGGAGTTCTCGTTGGTGTTGAGCCGCACCGGCACGTCCAACTGCGGTGCGCCGTACGGGCTGCGCCCGCGCAGATCGTCGCGGATCGGCAGGTCGTCCAGGGTGATCGGGCCGGTCATCTGGTCACCGTCGATCCACCCGCGATCGGGGAAACGGCCGGTGAGTTCGCTGCCGGGGCGGCGCTGCCGGTCGGGTCGGCGAACCGGGCCCGGACCGCCTGCCCGTGCGCCGGCAGGTCCTCGGCCTCGGCCAGAGTGACCACGTGGTCGGCGACGTCACGCAACGCGTCCGCGTCGTACTCGACGAGGTGGATGCCGCGCAGGAAGGACTGCACCGACAGACCCGAGGAGTGCCGGGCGCAGCCGCCGGTGGGCAGGACGTGGTTGGAGCCGGCGCAGTAGTCGCCCAGCGACACCGGGGCGTACGCGCCGACGAAGACCGCCCCGGCGTTGCGGACCCGCAGCGCCCACTGCCGGGCGTCCCGGGTCTGGATCTCCAGGTGCTCGGCGGCGTACGCGTCGACCACGGCCAGACCGGCGTCGAGGTCGTCGACCAGGACGGTGCCGGACTGCTCGCCGCCGAGCGCGGTGGCGATCCGGTCGGCGTGCCGAGTGGCCGGCACCTGCCGGGCCAGCTCCCGGTCGACCGCGTCGGCCAGCCCGGTCGACGGGGTGACCAGCACGCTGGCCGCCAACGGGTCGTGCTCGGCCTGGCTGATCAGGTCGGCGGCGACGTGCACCGGGTCGGCGGTGTCGTCGGCGAGAATGGCGATCTCGGTCGGGCCGGCCTCGGCGTCGATGCCGACCACCCCGCGCAGCAGCCGCTTGGCGGCGGTGACCCAGATGTTGCCCGGCCCGGTGATCACGTCGACCGGGGCGCACCGGTCGGTCCCGTCCGGATCGACGGCGGCACCGTAGCCGAGCATCGCGACGGCCTGGGCGCCGCCGACCGCGTACACCTCGTCGACGCCGAGCAGGGCGCAGGCGGCCAGTACGCGGGCGTCGGGCAGCCCGTCGTTGTCGCGCTGCGGCGGGCTGGTCACCACCAGCGACGCCACCCCGGCGACCTGGGCGGGTACCACATTCATCACCACGGTCGACGGGTACATCGCCAGCCCGCCGGGCACGTACAGCCCGACCCGGCCGACCGGCACCCAGCGTTCGGTGACGGTGCCTCCGGGCACCACCTGGGTGGTGACGTCGGTCCGGCGCTGGTCGGCGTGCACCCGCCGGGTCCGGTCGATGCATTCCAGCAGCGCGGCCCGGACCCCGGGGTCGAGGTCACGCTCAGCCGCGGCGAGCGCCTCGGTGGGCACCCGCAGCCGGTGCGGGCTGACCCCGTCGAACCGCTCGGCCGCCTCCCGGATCGCCGGGTAGCCATGGTCACGGACCGCCTCCACCAGCGGGCGGATCCGCTCGACCGCCGCGGAAACGTCGAGCTGGGCACGGGGCAGCAGGCCACGCGGGTCGCGTGACCCGCCTCGCAGGTCGATCCGGTTCAGCACGCCTGCGAGTCTAGGCGTCCTCCCACTGGCCGGACGCCGCCCGTCCAGCGGACGGGACAGTGAGCGTGACCACGCTAGGCTCGACCGGTGGGTCAGCGGCTACCGGTCTTTCCGCTCGGGACGGTGCTCTTCCCCGGGTTGGTGCTGCCTCTGCACATCTTCGAGGAGCGCTACCGGGCGCTGGTCCGGCATCTGACCAGCCTGCCCGACGGGGTCCCCCGGGAGTTCGGGGTGGTGGCGATCCGGCGTGGCTGGGAGGTGCTGCCGACCGCCGGGCCGCCGGGCGCGCCGACGCCGACCTCGGTGAGCCTGCACGAGATCGGCTGCACCGCGCAGCTGCGGCAGGTCACCGAGCTGCCGAACGGACGGTACGACCTCGTGACGGTGGGTCGGCGCCGGTTCCGGATCACCGACCTGGCCACCGAAGGTACGCCGTACCTCACCGCGTCGGTGCAGTGGCTGCCCGAGCCGACCGGGTCCGAGGAGCTGGCCGACCTGCTGGCGCCGCAGTTGCTCGCGGTGTTCCGGCAGTATCTCGACCTGGTCCGGACCGACTCGGCCGAGATCACCGAACAGCTGCCGGAGCAGCCGACCGTGCTGTCCCACCTGGTGGCGGCGACCGCCGCGTTGCACATCAGTGAGCGGCAGGCGCTGCTGGCGGAGCTGGACACCGCCCGGCGGCTACGGGCCGAGCTGCGGATGCTCAATCGGGAGGTGGCGCTGCTGCGCCGGGTGCGGGCGGTGCCGGTCCCGTTGCCCGAGTTGGCGATTCCGGCGAGTCCGAACTGATCCGCGGATCGGCGGCGACGTCCGGGGCCGGCTCCGGACGCAGGTCCGGGTGGTCGGGTCCGGCCCCGACCAGGTCCGGCTCGGGACGCAGGTCCGGGTGGCTGGACCAGCCGGCCAGCATGGTGTACGCCAGCACTGCGCCGAGCGCCGGAGCACCGAACGCGCCGGTGACCGTCGGCAGCACGCCGAACCACAGGTCGAAGTCGCCGGCCTGCAGATCCGGTGGCCGCTCCAACTGGGCACCGAGCGCCGCCGTCTCCAGTGCCCGCTGGTAGCCGGCCAGGCCGATCTGCCGGCCGAGGGTCCAGGCCAGCGCTGCCGCGCCGAGCCCACCGACGGTGACGGCGACCAGCCCGTACGGTCCACGGGACCGGGGCAACGACGCCCAGACGACGATCCCGGCGAGGATCCCGTAGCCGACGCCGAGCATCGCGAACCAGCCGTCGGCGGCGACGAAGTACTCCGGGGCGCCGCCGCGTACCGCCGCGCCCTGCTCGGTTCTGACCACCGGAATCCAGGGGGCCAGCATCGACCAGGCGACGCCGAGCGGAGCACCACCGACGGTGATCGCGGCGGCGACGTACAGCCCGGGCCGACGCCAGATCCGGCGCCGGCCGGCGGCCCGGGTGGGCTCCACGGCGCCGGTGTCGGGCGGCGGCGCCGGCGACGCCCCGGACGGGCCGGTCGGATCACCGGGTGGGCCGGCGTCAGCGGTGGAACTCACCCGTCGATCCTCTCGCAGATCTCAGCCGGCCACGGCGGTGGGGCCGAGGAGCGCTTTGAGGTCTGCCATCAGGGCGGTGGTCGGGGCGACCCGGTGCGGGCCGAGGCGCAGCAGGGTGGCGCGGCCGCCGTTGACGAGTTTGACGTGTACCTCGGCCGAGCCGGGGTGGCTGGTCAGCACGTCGCGGAGGCTGTCGACCAGGGGTGGGGTGCAGCGGGCCGGGGACAGTGCGATCACGATGGGTTTGATCTCGTCGGCGGCGGTGATCTCCGGTACGGACAGGTCCATCGCCATCAGTCGGGGCTGGTCGTCGCGTCGGTCGACCCGGCCCTTCACCACGACGATGGCGTCCTCGGCGATGTACTGGCCGACGAGTTCGTAGGTGTTCGGGAAGAACAGCACCTCGACGGCGCCGCCCAGGTCCTCCAGGGTGGCCGACGCCCACGCCCGGCCCTGTTTGGTGATCCGCCGCTGCACCCCGGAGAGGATGCCGGCCAGGTTGACCACGGTACCGTCGGCGACCGCGCCGTCCTCGGACAGGGCGGCGATGGACATGTCCGCCGCTGCGGCGAGGACATGCTCGACACCGAACAGCGGGTGGTCGGAGACGTACAGGCCGAGCATCTCCCGTTCGAAGGTGAGCAGGTCGGTCTTGTCCCACTCGCCGTCCGGGATCGGTGGGGTGACCACCATCGGACCCGCGCCGCCGCCGGCCGGGTCGGCGGCGCCGAACGCGTCGCCGAACAGGTCGTACTGGCCGACCGCCTCGTTGCGTTTGAGGTCCATGAACGAGTCGATCGCGTCGGCGTGCACGGTCAGCAGGCCCCGGCGGGTGTGCCCCAGCGAGTCGAACGCCCCCGCCTTGATCAACGACTCGACGGTACGTTTGTTGCAGGCCACCGCGTCGACCTTGCGCAGGAAGTCGTAGAAATCGGTGTAGGCGCCCTTGTCCTTGCGGCACCGGGCGATCGCGTCGACCACGTTCGTACCCACGTTACGCACGGCGGCCAGGCCGAACCGGATGTCGGCGCCGACGGCGGTGAACCGGGCCCCGGAGGCGTTCACGTCCGGCGGCAGCACCTTGATCTTCATCCGCCGGCACTCGGCCAGGTAGACGGCGGCCTTGTCCTTGTCGTCGCCGACGCTGGTCAGCAACGCGGCCATGTACTCGGCCGGGTAGTTGGCCTTGAGGTACGCCGTCCAGTAGGACACCAGGCCGTAGCCGGCGGTGTGCGCCTTGTTGAACGCGTAGTCGGAGAACGGGACCAGGATGTCCCACAGCGTCTTGATCGCCTCGTCGGAGTAGCCGTTGTCCCGCATGCCCTGCGAGAACGGCACGTACTCCTTGTCCAGGATCTCCTTTTTCTTCTTGCCCATCGCCCGGCGCAGCAGGTCCGCGGCGCCGAGCGTGTAGCCGGCCAGCTGCTGGGCGATCGCCATGACCTGCTCCTGGTAGACGATCAACCCGTAGGTGTCGCCCAGGATGTCGGCGAGGGGTTCGGCCAGCTCGGGGTGGATCGGCACCACCGGTTTACGGTTGTTCTTGCGGTCGGCGTACTCGTTGTGCGCGTTGGCGCCCATCGGACCCGGCCGGTACAGGGCGAGGACGGCGGAGATGTCCTCGAAGTTGTCCGGCACCATCGAGCGCAGCAGCGACCGCATCGGCCCGCCGTCGAGCTGGAACACCCCGAGCGTGTCACCACGGGCGAGCAGCTCGTAGGCGCGCTTGTCGTCCAGCGGCAGATCCTCCAGGACCAGGTTGAGGTTCTGGTTCTCGGCGATCCCGGCCAGGCAGTCGTCCATCACGGTCAGGTTGCGCAGCCCGAGGAAGTCCATCTTCAGCAGGCCGATGGACTCACACGCGCCCATGTCCCACTGGGTGATGATCGCCCCGTCCTGCTCCCGCTTCTGAATCGGCAGCACGTCCACCAAGGGGTCCCGGGACAGGATCACCCCGGCCGCGTGCACCCCCCACTGCCGTTTCAGCCCCTCCAGGCCCTTGGCCGTGTCGACGATCTTGCGGACCTCGCCGTCGGACTCGTACAGCGCCCGGAACTCCACCGCCTCCGGGTAGCGCGGGTGTTTCGGGTCGAAGATGCCGGTCAGCGGGATGTCCTTGCCCATCACCGGCGGCGGCATCGCCTTGGTGATCCGGTCACCCATCGCGAACGGGTAGCCGAGCACCCGCGCCGCGTCCTTGATCGCGGCCTTCGCCTTGATCGTGCCGTAGGTGATGATCTGGGCGACCCGCTCCTCGCCGTACCGCTCGGTCGCGTAGCGGATCATGTCACCGCGGCGACGCTCGTCGAAGTCCATGTCGATGTCCGGCATCGACACCCGGTCCGGATTCAAAAACCGCTCGAACAGCAGGCCGTGCGGGATCGGGTCCAGCTCGGTGATGCCCAGGGCGTACGCGATCAGCGCCCCGGCCGCCGAACCACGGCCCGGACCGACCCGGATCCCTTCCCGCTTGGCGTAGTGCACCAGGTCCGCGGTCACCAGGAAGTAACCCGGGAAACCCATCTTGAGGATCACGTCGAGCTCGTACTCGGCCTGCCGGCGGTGCCCGTCGGGCACCCCACCCGGGAAGCGGCGCTCCAGCCCGCGCAGCACCTCGGCCCGCAGGAACGACTCCTCGGTCTCCCCGGCCGGTACCGGGAACTGCGGCATCAGGTCCCGCGACGAAAACAGGGCCGAATAGTCGCCGATCTTCTCGGCGATCTCGAGGGTGTTGTCACATGCCCCCGGCACTTCGGCGTCCCACAGTTTCCGCATGTCCGCCGCGGATTTGAGATAGAAGTCGCGGGCGTCGAACTTGAACCGTTTCGGGTCCGCCATCGTCGAACCGGACTGTACGCACAGCAGCACCTCGTGCGCGTCCGCGTCGCGTTCATGGGTGTAGTGCAGATCATTGGTTGCGACCGGTTTGAGATTCAACCGCTTACCGAGCCGGATCAGATCGTCCCGGACCCGGGTCTCGATACCCAGTCCGTGATCCATCAGCTCCAGGTAGAAATTGTCGGCACCGAAAATGTCGCGGAATTCGGCCGCCGACGCGCACGCCTTCTCGAAGTCACCGATCCGCAACCAGGTCTGGACCTCACCGGACGGGCACCCCGTGGTCGCGATGATCCCCTTGCCGTACTCGTTCAGCAGTTCCCGGTCCGCACGCGGCTTGTAGAAGTACCCCTCCAGGCTCGCCCGCGAGCCCAGCCGGAACAGGTTACGCAGGCCGTCCGCGTCCGCCGCCAGCATCGTCATGTGGGTGTACGCGCCACCACCGGATACGTCGTTCTCCCCACCCTCGGCCCACCGTACCCGGGTCCGGTCCCGACGGTCCGTCCCGGGTGTGAGATACGCCTCCAGGCCGATGATCGGTTTCACCCCGGCGCCGGTCGCCTGCTTGAAGAAGTCGTACGCGCCGAAAAGATTGCCGTGGTCGGTCATCGCCAGGGCCGGCATCTCCAGACGGTTGGCCTCGGCGAACAGTTCCTTCAACCGGGCCGCTCCATCGAGCATCGAATACTCTGTGTGCACGTGCAGGTGCACAAAACTATCGGACACCGACCCGGCCCCCTTCTCCCGTCCCGGCACGACCAGCGAACCCTATCGTGTCGCCAGCGGCCCCGCACCGAGGCGCGCGGGGACCGCAGCCGCACGGCCGGCACGACTTTCACTCGCCCCCGACTCACGACACTCCCAGGAGAGTACGAGCTCCACCCGACAACACTGTCAGCGAGGGTTTACCGTCTCTGTGTGAACACAGCCAGACAGATACCCACATTTCGCTCCAGGTTGGCCGGCATCGGCGTCGAGACGCTGGTCAGCATCGGTGCCGCGTTCGGGTTCCTGGCCTGGAGCAAAGACATAGATGTCGATCCACTGGACCGGAAAGGGCAGGTGAGCGGTCTGGCAGCACTCCAGCTCCGGTTCGCGGTGCTGGCCGGCGTGCTGGTCGTTGCGATGGTGCTGATGCACCGGCTGCTCGCCCCTGCGCACCGGCCGTACGTCGTCCGGGCCGGCTGCGCCGCAGTCGCCGGGCTCGCCACCGGGCTCGTCGCCGGTGGGATCGCGGTGGCACTGCGCGGCACCCGGCTGCCGCTGTGGGCCGGCGGCGGCGACTACCAGTGGATCCTCGAGTGGACCGCCGCGTTGTGGTCCGGGCAGGACATATCCGACCACTACCCACCAGTCGTCTTCTGGGTGATCGGGGCCTGGGCGCGGTTGACCGACCAGCCGCACGTCCTCGCCCTCAAGGACCTCCAACTGGCCGGTACGGCTCTGTTCGGCCCGGCCGCCTATCTGGCCTGGCGACTGGTGCTGCGTCCGCTCTGGGCGGTGACCGTCGGGGTGCTGGCGATGCTGCCGATGATCGAACCGGTCAAGCCGTACCCGCAGATCACCCTGGTGATGCTGATCCCGGTACTGGTGAGATTCCTGTCGACGGTCCGCCGGGCCGACCGGATGACCGACCGCCGGGCGCTGCTGGCCGGTGCGGTGGCCGGGGTCGGACTCGGGCTGCTCTTCCTGCTCTACTCCGGATGGTTCGTCTGGTGCGCCGGCGGCATGCTGGTGGCCGTCGCGCTGGCCGCCCCGTGGCGGGCCGGCTGGCGGTCGATCCTACTGCTCGGCGGCGCAACCCTGGTCAGCTTCGT
Proteins encoded:
- the hisF gene encoding imidazole glycerol phosphate synthase subunit HisF; translation: MSVAVRVIPCLDVDAGRVVKGVNFVDLRDAGDPVELAAAYDAAGADELTFLDVTASSDARGTMLDVVRRTAESVFIPLTVGGGVRSVENVDTLLRAGADKVGVNTAAIARPGLIAEVADRFGRQVLVLSLDVRRAGRETVASGDTPSGFEVTTHGGRRGTAIDAVAWARRGAELGAGEILLNSMDADGTKAGFDVELIAAVRAVVDIPVIASGGAGATAHFPPAVAAGADAVLAASVFHFGELTIGAVKQELRDAGHPVR
- the priA gene encoding bifunctional 1-(5-phosphoribosyl)-5-((5-phosphoribosylamino)methylideneamino)imidazole-4-carboxamide isomerase/phosphoribosylanthranilate isomerase PriA, translating into MTLTLLPAVDVADGQAVRLVQGAAGSETSYGDPLEAALAWQRDGAEWIHLVDLDAAFGRGSNAHLLAEVVRQLDVAVELSGGIRDDESLAAALGTGAARVNIGTAALEDPVWCDRIVAEFGDRVAIGLDVRGRTLAARGWTRDGGNLFEILERLDKAGAARYVVTDITKDGTMRGPNLDLLREVCSRTDAPVIASGGVSTLDDLRALATLESAGVEGVIAGKALYAGAFSVAQALAALRDAGRPEVSG
- the hisH gene encoding imidazole glycerol phosphate synthase subunit HisH, with the translated sequence MATPPPAVVVLDYGSGNLRSAERALARAGAQVTVTADLAAADAAAGLVVPGVGAYAACMSGIDELGAAPVIARRVAEGRPVLGICVGMQILFEYGEEHGVVTKGLGLLPGGVRRLPAERVPHMGWNTVAAPAGSTLFAGQPADARFYFVHSYAALAVDQLTAAGALVTTTGHGGRFVAAAERGALSATQFHPEKSGQTGATLLGNWLAMLTAPTTTGGEDR
- the hisB gene encoding imidazoleglycerol-phosphate dehydratase HisB, which produces MNRTARVERTTAETKVLVELDLDGTGTADIGTGVGFYDHMLHQIARHGGFDLTVQTVGDLEIDAHHTMEDTAIALGTALRQALGDKAGIRRYGSATIPMDEVLVRAAVDLSGRPYVVHDEPALAPYIGPVYPTSMTRHIWESLGHSAMITLHVSVLRAARDGGHPDAHHVVEAQFKAVSRALREAVAIDPRSAGSVPSTKGAL
- a CDS encoding histidinol-phosphate transaminase: MTGPITLDDLPIRDDLRGRSPYGAPQLDVPVRLNTNENSYPLPDVVVEAIAEAVTAELRELNRYPDRDAVALRADLAGYLGHGLTTAGVWAANGSNEIQQQLLQAFAGPDRVALGFTPAYSMHPLLAVGTGTRWVDGRRGPDFDLSADDAAGQVVEHQPDLVFLCSPNNPTGTALDPAVVRAVLAAAPGMVVVDEAYAEFARPGTASAVQLLSTHPRLVVTRTMSKAFGFAGGRLGYLAAHPAVVDAVQLVRLPYHLSALTQAAARAALAHRDTLLGTVRVIMHQRDRIVAELRRLGLTVADSDANFVLCGVDGVAGGDQRAVWQALLERGVLVRDVGLAGWLRVTAGTPQETDAFLAAMTELVAKAERAATSQTAANFLPGLRAGASTEGI
- a CDS encoding LON peptidase substrate-binding domain-containing protein translates to MGQRLPVFPLGTVLFPGLVLPLHIFEERYRALVRHLTSLPDGVPREFGVVAIRRGWEVLPTAGPPGAPTPTSVSLHEIGCTAQLRQVTELPNGRYDLVTVGRRRFRITDLATEGTPYLTASVQWLPEPTGSEELADLLAPQLLAVFRQYLDLVRTDSAEITEQLPEQPTVLSHLVAATAALHISERQALLAELDTARRLRAELRMLNREVALLRRVRAVPVPLPELAIPASPN
- a CDS encoding DUF2567 domain-containing protein — translated: MSSTADAGPPGDPTGPSGASPAPPPDTGAVEPTRAAGRRRIWRRPGLYVAAAITVGGAPLGVAWSMLAPWIPVVRTEQGAAVRGGAPEYFVAADGWFAMLGVGYGILAGIVVWASLPRSRGPYGLVAVTVGGLGAAALAWTLGRQIGLAGYQRALETAALGAQLERPPDLQAGDFDLWFGVLPTVTGAFGAPALGAVLAYTMLAGWSSHPDLRPEPDLVGAGPDHPDLRPEPAPDVAADPRISSDSPESPTRATGPAPPAPGAAAPPPD